A window of the Rhodoferax sp. GW822-FHT02A01 genome harbors these coding sequences:
- the ftsA gene encoding cell division protein FtsA, with the protein MAKEYKDLVVGLDIGTAKVMVVVAEVMPGGELKLAGLGVAPSNGLKRGVVVNIDATVQSIQAALKEAELMADCKITRVYTGITGSHIRGINSSGMVAVKDREVTQADVARVVETAKAINISTDQRLLLVEPQEFIIDGQDVREPIGMSGIRLEAKVHIVTGAQTAAENIIKCVRRCGLEVDQLMLNPLASSLSVLTKDERDLGVAMVDIGAGTTDVAIFTNGAIRHTAVIPIAGDLITSDIAMALRTPTKDAEDIKVESGHAKQLLVDPEVQVEVPGLGDRGPRMLSRQALAGVIEPRIEEIFSLVNQVMRESGYEEVLSSGIVLTGGSCIMPGMVELAEDIFLKPVRRGIPKYNSALADMVAQPRAATVMGLLEEARLARMRGYKVAQKAGSMKTALGGIKDWFIGNF; encoded by the coding sequence ATGGCAAAAGAGTACAAGGATTTGGTTGTAGGTCTGGACATCGGCACCGCCAAGGTGATGGTGGTGGTGGCCGAGGTCATGCCGGGTGGCGAGCTCAAGCTTGCGGGCCTGGGCGTGGCGCCCAGCAACGGCCTTAAGCGCGGCGTGGTGGTGAACATCGACGCCACCGTGCAGAGCATCCAGGCAGCGCTGAAAGAGGCGGAGCTGATGGCCGACTGCAAGATCACCCGCGTCTACACCGGTATCACCGGCAGCCACATCCGCGGCATCAACTCCAGCGGCATGGTGGCGGTGAAGGACCGCGAAGTGACGCAGGCCGATGTGGCCCGCGTGGTGGAGACGGCCAAGGCCATCAACATCTCGACCGACCAGCGCCTGCTGTTGGTGGAGCCGCAGGAATTCATCATCGACGGCCAGGATGTGCGCGAGCCCATTGGAATGAGTGGCATCCGGCTGGAAGCCAAGGTGCACATCGTTACCGGCGCTCAGACCGCGGCCGAGAACATCATCAAGTGCGTGCGTCGCTGCGGTCTGGAAGTGGATCAGCTGATGCTCAATCCGCTGGCCAGCAGCCTGTCGGTGCTGACCAAGGACGAGCGCGATCTGGGCGTGGCCATGGTGGACATCGGTGCCGGCACCACGGACGTGGCCATCTTCACCAACGGCGCGATCCGGCACACCGCAGTGATCCCGATTGCCGGCGACCTGATCACCAGCGACATCGCCATGGCCCTGCGCACACCGACCAAGGACGCTGAAGACATCAAGGTCGAGTCGGGGCACGCCAAGCAGCTGCTGGTGGACCCCGAAGTACAGGTGGAAGTGCCCGGCCTGGGCGACCGCGGACCGCGCATGCTCAGCCGCCAGGCGCTGGCCGGTGTGATCGAACCGCGCATCGAAGAAATCTTCTCCCTGGTCAACCAGGTGATGCGCGAGTCCGGTTACGAGGAAGTGCTCTCCAGCGGCATCGTGCTCACAGGTGGCAGTTGCATCATGCCCGGCATGGTGGAGCTGGCCGAGGACATCTTCCTCAAACCCGTGCGCCGCGGCATCCCCAAATACAACAGCGCTCTGGCCGACATGGTGGCCCAACCCCGCGCCGCCACCGTGATGGGCCTGCTGGAAGAGGCCCGACTGGCCCGCATGCGCGGCTACAAGGTGGCGCAAAAAGCGGGGTCCATGAAGACCGCGCTGGGCGGCATCAAAGACTGGTTCATAGGGAACTTCTGA
- the ftsZ gene encoding cell division protein FtsZ, with protein sequence MAIEMIEEEGFNQGTQIKVIGVGGGGGNAVEHMIQSSVDNVEFICANTDAQALSRSSAHKTIQLGATGLGAGSKPDKGREAAEMAEADIRDAIQGAHMLFITAGMGGGTGTGAAPIIARVAKDMGILTVGVVTKPFDFEGGRRMANADVGLTELEANVDSLIVVLNEKLLEVLGDDVSQEEAFAQANDVLKNAVGGIAEIINVPGHVNVDFEDVRTVMGEPGKAMMGTAMAKGPDRARIAAEQAVACPLLEGIDLSGAKGVLVLITAAKGSLKLSESKLAMNTIRAFASPDAHVIYGTANDDRLGEEIRVTVVATGLSRNGQRARPPMQVVQTPVLRTGTDNVPFQIPTLNNPVGIQNSAPAGAAGISQPDYGSMATPSVWRTNRTQAAARVDALSSGGMDDYEIPAFLRKQAD encoded by the coding sequence ATGGCCATCGAAATGATTGAAGAAGAAGGTTTTAACCAGGGCACTCAGATCAAGGTGATCGGTGTAGGCGGTGGCGGCGGAAACGCGGTCGAGCACATGATCCAGTCCAGCGTGGACAACGTGGAATTCATCTGCGCCAACACCGACGCACAAGCCCTTTCGCGCAGCTCCGCGCACAAGACCATCCAGCTCGGTGCCACCGGCCTGGGCGCCGGCAGCAAGCCCGACAAGGGCCGTGAAGCCGCCGAGATGGCCGAAGCCGACATCCGCGACGCCATCCAGGGCGCGCACATGCTCTTCATCACCGCCGGCATGGGCGGCGGCACCGGCACCGGCGCGGCGCCCATCATTGCCCGCGTGGCCAAGGACATGGGCATCCTCACCGTGGGTGTGGTGACCAAGCCCTTCGACTTTGAAGGCGGCCGCCGCATGGCCAACGCCGATGTCGGCCTGACCGAGCTTGAAGCCAATGTGGATTCGCTGATCGTGGTGCTGAACGAAAAGCTGCTGGAAGTCCTGGGCGATGACGTGAGCCAGGAAGAAGCCTTTGCTCAGGCCAATGACGTGCTGAAGAACGCCGTGGGCGGCATTGCCGAAATCATCAATGTGCCCGGCCATGTGAACGTCGACTTCGAAGACGTGCGTACCGTCATGGGTGAACCTGGCAAGGCCATGATGGGTACTGCCATGGCCAAGGGCCCGGACCGCGCCCGCATCGCCGCCGAACAGGCCGTGGCCTGCCCGCTGCTCGAAGGCATCGACCTGTCCGGCGCCAAGGGCGTGCTGGTGCTGATCACCGCTGCCAAGGGTTCGCTCAAGCTGTCTGAATCCAAGCTGGCCATGAACACCATACGCGCCTTTGCCTCTCCCGATGCACACGTCATCTACGGCACCGCCAATGACGACAGGCTGGGCGAGGAAATCCGTGTCACCGTGGTGGCAACCGGTCTGTCCCGCAACGGCCAGCGCGCCCGTCCGCCCATGCAAGTGGTGCAGACCCCGGTGCTGCGTACCGGTACCGACAACGTGCCGTTCCAGATTCCCACGCTCAACAACCCGGTGGGCATCCAGAACTCTGCGCCCGCAGGCGCGGCCGGCATCAGCCAGCCCGATTACGGCAGCATGGCCACTCCCAGCGTCTGGCGTACCAACCGCACGCAGGCCGCAGCGCGCGTGGATGCGCTGTCCAGCGGCGGCATGGACGACTACGAGATCCCAGCCTTCCTGCGCAAGCAAGCGGATTGA
- the lpxC gene encoding UDP-3-O-acyl-N-acetylglucosamine deacetylase: MLKQRTLKSLTHAVGVGLHSGQRVEITLRPAAPDTGIVFRRVDLPQVVDIPVSAEAVTDTRLASTLSKGNARVLTVEHLMSACAGLGVDNLYVDITAEEIPILDGSAASFVFLLQSAGIEMQNAPRRFIRLTQPVEVREGTGPAEKWAHLEPYHGYKLSFEIDFNHPAVDSTGQRVEFDLSVGSYSRDIARARTFGFTKDVEMMRSNGLALGGGLDNAIVMDDYKVLNADGLRYDDEFVKHKILDAMGDLYLIGKPLLASYSAFRSGHALNNKLLRELLAHPECWEIVTFEDERRAPVGFAQPARAW, translated from the coding sequence GTGCTCAAACAAAGAACTCTCAAATCCCTGACCCACGCTGTGGGTGTGGGTCTGCACAGTGGGCAGCGTGTGGAAATCACCTTGCGCCCTGCGGCTCCGGATACGGGCATCGTCTTTCGGCGCGTGGATTTGCCGCAGGTGGTGGACATTCCGGTGTCGGCCGAGGCGGTGACGGATACGCGGCTGGCTTCCACCTTGTCCAAGGGCAATGCCCGGGTGCTGACGGTGGAACACCTGATGTCCGCCTGTGCCGGTCTGGGGGTGGACAACCTGTATGTGGACATTACGGCAGAGGAAATCCCGATCCTGGACGGCTCGGCGGCCTCGTTCGTGTTCCTGCTACAAAGTGCCGGCATCGAGATGCAGAACGCGCCGCGCCGCTTCATCCGCCTGACTCAGCCGGTGGAAGTGCGTGAGGGCACGGGCCCTGCCGAAAAATGGGCGCACCTGGAGCCGTACCACGGCTACAAGCTCAGCTTTGAGATCGACTTCAACCACCCGGCGGTGGACTCCACCGGCCAGCGCGTGGAGTTCGACCTCAGCGTGGGTTCCTACTCGCGCGATATTGCGCGGGCGCGCACCTTTGGCTTCACCAAGGATGTGGAGATGATGCGCTCCAACGGCCTGGCCCTGGGCGGTGGTCTGGACAACGCCATCGTCATGGACGACTACAAGGTGCTCAATGCCGATGGCCTGCGCTACGACGACGAATTCGTCAAACACAAGATCCTGGACGCCATGGGCGACCTGTACCTGATCGGTAAACCCCTGCTGGCGAGCTACTCCGCCTTCCGCTCGGGCCACGCCCTCAACAACAAGCTGTTGCGCGAACTGCTGGCACACCCCGAGTGCTGGGAAATCGTGACCTTTGAAGACGAACGCCGGGCGCCGGTGGGCTTTGCTCAACCCGCGCGCGCCTGGTAG
- a CDS encoding NADPH-dependent FMN reductase, producing the protein MNILAISGSLRRASINSALLRATRRLAPNDIAIHLCNGLGELPLFNPDLESDPPPAVQSFRAQVAAADALLIASPEYAHGLTGVIKNALDWLVSYEPFAFKAVAVLNASPRAHHADDALREVLRTMNATLVESASITVPLLGSSLDEDGMVSSASVAGALRDCLASLYDTVVLQQANHLASFPLR; encoded by the coding sequence ATGAACATCCTCGCCATCTCCGGCAGTCTGCGCAGGGCATCCATCAACTCGGCCTTGCTACGCGCCACCCGTCGACTGGCGCCCAACGACATTGCGATCCATCTCTGCAACGGGCTTGGCGAATTGCCTCTGTTCAATCCGGACCTCGAGAGTGATCCGCCGCCCGCCGTGCAATCATTCCGTGCACAGGTGGCCGCTGCGGACGCCCTGCTGATTGCAAGCCCGGAATACGCACATGGGCTGACGGGCGTCATCAAGAACGCGTTGGACTGGCTGGTCAGCTATGAGCCTTTTGCTTTCAAGGCGGTTGCCGTGCTGAACGCTTCGCCGCGCGCCCACCACGCAGACGACGCGCTGCGCGAGGTGCTGCGCACCATGAATGCCACCTTGGTGGAATCAGCATCCATTACGGTGCCGTTGTTGGGCTCGAGTCTTGATGAAGACGGGATGGTGAGTTCCGCTTCGGTGGCGGGAGCCCTGCGCGATTGCCTGGCAAGTTTGTACGATACGGTGGTATTGCAGCAGGCCAACCACCTTGCGTCGTTTCCATTGCGCTAG
- a CDS encoding DUF1801 domain-containing protein: MASSKSPASKPFPKKTPANDAGKSPSELIDARITELNDWRGALLSRLRSLIRDADAGITEEWKWNTPVWSCGGIICTGETYKKVVKLTFAKGAALADPARLFNSSLDGNVRRAIDFPEGSTVDEPTLRTLIQAAVKLNKST; the protein is encoded by the coding sequence ATGGCATCCAGTAAATCCCCGGCTAGCAAACCCTTCCCCAAGAAGACACCTGCCAACGACGCCGGCAAGTCGCCCTCGGAGCTGATTGACGCACGCATCACGGAACTCAACGACTGGAGGGGTGCATTGCTCTCGCGTCTTAGGTCCTTGATCCGGGATGCGGACGCCGGCATTACCGAGGAATGGAAGTGGAACACCCCGGTCTGGTCCTGTGGCGGAATCATCTGCACCGGCGAGACCTACAAGAAGGTGGTGAAGCTGACTTTTGCCAAGGGGGCCGCGCTTGCCGACCCGGCCCGCCTCTTCAATTCCAGCCTGGATGGCAACGTACGGCGTGCCATCGATTTTCCAGAGGGCAGCACCGTGGATGAACCAACCCTGCGCACGCTCATTCAGGCCGCCGTGAAGCTGAATAAGTCCACCTAG
- a CDS encoding nuclear transport factor 2 family protein, whose protein sequence is MNIEQFMLGYKAAWEQRNPTMFAALFVPDGKYHNTPFQVQQGTAQLEEYWKRVQLQEDVKVTFEILAATATTGIAHWHVTYQVASEELFQIWAKSTGTSLVARKPGDALPRMVLDGVLQATLGGGACAEARIWWHSLPQPA, encoded by the coding sequence TTGAACATCGAACAATTCATGCTCGGCTACAAGGCCGCGTGGGAGCAACGCAATCCCACCATGTTTGCCGCATTATTTGTGCCCGACGGCAAATACCACAACACGCCTTTTCAGGTACAGCAGGGCACAGCGCAACTGGAGGAATACTGGAAGCGGGTGCAGCTACAGGAAGACGTGAAAGTCACGTTTGAAATCCTGGCAGCCACGGCCACCACCGGCATTGCACACTGGCACGTCACTTACCAAGTGGCGTCGGAGGAACTGTTCCAGATCTGGGCCAAGTCCACCGGCACCAGTCTGGTAGCGCGCAAGCCCGGCGATGCTTTACCGCGCATGGTGCTCGACGGCGTGCTGCAGGCGACTTTGGGAGGCGGTGCGTGCGCAGAGGCGCGCATCTGGTGGCACAGCCTGCCGCAGCCAGCCTGA
- a CDS encoding aldehyde dehydrogenase family protein yields MSHHLQFYINGAWVDPVKPATLDVINPATEEAYTRISMGSAADVDRAVAAARAAFPAFSATTPAERLALLRRILAVYNERSEDIARAVSDEMGAPMSWARDAQTWAGRVHLEATITALENFSFESSRGGTRIVQEAIGVAALITPWNWPLNQIVCKVAPAIAAGCTVVLKPSEIAPISGIVFSEIMHAAGTPAGVYNMVNGDGPSVGQVMSGHKDVDMVSFTGSTRAGILVAKTAADTVKRVAQELGGKSPNIILEDADLESAVRKGVEGCMSNTGQSCDAPTRMLVPRARHAEALAIAKLAAESQKVGDPQAPDTVLGPVVSELQFNKIQGLIKVGIDEGATLVSGGLGRPEGLSRGYFVRPTVFGGVTPEMTVAREEIFGPVLVIMPYDSEEQAIAIANDTVYGLAAYVQSGNLEHARKVARQLRAGQVNINYPEWDTFAPFGGYKQSGNGREYADWGIHDFLEIKGIVGYGAQ; encoded by the coding sequence ATGTCGCATCATCTGCAGTTCTACATCAATGGCGCTTGGGTTGATCCGGTCAAACCGGCCACGCTGGACGTCATCAACCCCGCCACGGAAGAGGCCTATACCCGCATCTCCATGGGCAGCGCTGCCGATGTGGACCGCGCCGTGGCCGCCGCCCGCGCTGCGTTCCCCGCCTTCTCGGCCACTACGCCGGCCGAACGCTTGGCACTGCTGCGACGCATTCTGGCCGTTTACAACGAACGCTCCGAAGATATTGCGCGTGCCGTGTCCGACGAGATGGGCGCCCCCATGTCCTGGGCGCGCGATGCACAGACCTGGGCCGGTCGCGTGCACCTGGAAGCCACCATCACGGCGCTGGAAAATTTCTCGTTTGAGTCATCCCGCGGCGGCACCCGCATCGTGCAGGAAGCCATTGGCGTGGCCGCACTCATCACGCCCTGGAACTGGCCGCTCAACCAGATCGTCTGCAAGGTGGCACCGGCCATTGCCGCGGGCTGCACCGTGGTGCTCAAGCCCAGCGAGATTGCGCCCATCAGCGGCATCGTGTTCTCCGAGATCATGCACGCCGCCGGCACGCCCGCAGGTGTGTACAACATGGTCAATGGCGACGGCCCGTCCGTGGGCCAAGTGATGTCCGGCCACAAGGACGTGGACATGGTGTCCTTCACCGGCTCCACCCGCGCCGGCATCCTGGTGGCCAAGACAGCGGCAGACACGGTCAAACGTGTGGCGCAGGAGCTGGGCGGCAAGTCGCCCAACATCATCCTGGAAGATGCCGACCTGGAGTCGGCCGTGCGCAAGGGTGTGGAGGGTTGCATGAGCAACACCGGCCAGTCCTGCGATGCCCCCACCCGCATGCTGGTACCGCGTGCCCGCCACGCCGAGGCGCTGGCCATTGCCAAGCTGGCTGCCGAGAGCCAGAAGGTGGGCGACCCGCAAGCACCTGACACGGTGCTGGGCCCCGTAGTCAGCGAGCTGCAGTTCAACAAGATACAAGGGCTGATCAAGGTCGGCATCGACGAAGGCGCCACGCTGGTCAGCGGCGGCCTGGGCCGCCCCGAGGGCCTGAGCCGCGGCTACTTCGTGCGCCCCACGGTGTTCGGCGGTGTCACCCCCGAGATGACCGTGGCACGCGAAGAAATCTTCGGCCCTGTCTTGGTCATCATGCCCTACGACAGCGAAGAGCAGGCCATTGCGATCGCAAATGACACGGTCTACGGGCTGGCAGCCTACGTGCAGTCCGGCAACCTGGAGCACGCACGCAAGGTCGCACGCCAACTGCGTGCCGGCCAGGTCAATATCAACTACCCGGAGTGGGACACCTTTGCCCCCTTTGGCGGCTACAAACAGTCGGGCAACGGACGCGAATACGCCGACTGGGGCATCCACGACTTCCTGGAAATCAAGGGCATCGTCGGCTACGGCGCGCAGTAA
- the zwf gene encoding glucose-6-phosphate dehydrogenase, whose product MAKIPPGVGPRFPQVVVLFGATGDLARRKLLPGLYHLSSAGFIPGCRIIGVSLDDIGAEEFRTAARASIDAFFNRPVTPGDWDTFASSLDYVPLAAGPQALKAAVDAARATMHGETRLLHYLSVPPSAALSAVRMLGEAQLVERARIVMEKPFGVDLASAVKLNSQLHEVFAEEQIFRIDHFLGKEPAQNILAFRFANGLFEPIWNRNFIDHVQIDVPETLGLGNRSAFYEQTGAYRDMVVTHLMQILAFMAMEPPTALEPAPISEEKNKVFRSMLPIHPNDVVRGQYNGYRDEPGVDPQSETETFIALKCYIDNWRWAGVPFFLRTGKRMAEGQRIISIAFREPPKSMFPVGSGVGAQGPDHLTFDLADASKMSLSFYGKRPGPGMRLDKLSLQFAMHDTGLMGEVLEAYERLILDAMRGDRTLFTTAEGIERLWEVSTQLLESPPPVRLYEPGSWGPKSIHQLIAPHAWRLPFERAWRNPNKTGG is encoded by the coding sequence ATGGCGAAGATTCCTCCCGGCGTAGGCCCGCGGTTCCCGCAGGTGGTGGTGCTGTTTGGTGCCACGGGCGATCTGGCGCGGCGCAAGCTGCTGCCAGGCCTGTACCACTTGTCGAGCGCGGGCTTTATTCCCGGTTGCCGCATCATCGGCGTGTCGCTGGACGACATCGGTGCAGAAGAATTCCGCACTGCGGCACGAGCCTCGATTGACGCGTTCTTCAACCGCCCGGTGACGCCGGGCGACTGGGATACCTTCGCCAGCAGCCTGGACTACGTTCCGCTGGCCGCAGGGCCACAGGCGCTCAAGGCAGCAGTGGATGCGGCACGGGCCACCATGCATGGTGAGACCCGCCTGTTGCACTACCTGAGTGTGCCGCCCAGTGCGGCCTTGTCCGCTGTGCGCATGCTGGGCGAAGCGCAGTTGGTGGAACGGGCCCGCATCGTGATGGAAAAGCCCTTCGGTGTGGACCTCGCCAGCGCGGTCAAACTCAACAGCCAACTGCACGAGGTGTTTGCCGAAGAGCAAATCTTCCGCATCGACCATTTCCTGGGCAAGGAGCCGGCGCAAAACATCCTGGCTTTCCGCTTTGCCAACGGTCTGTTCGAACCGATCTGGAACCGCAACTTCATCGACCATGTACAGATCGACGTGCCCGAGACCCTGGGCCTGGGCAACCGCTCGGCCTTCTATGAGCAGACCGGGGCCTACCGCGACATGGTGGTCACCCACCTGATGCAGATCCTGGCCTTTATGGCCATGGAGCCGCCCACCGCGCTGGAGCCCGCGCCCATCAGCGAAGAGAAGAACAAGGTGTTTCGCAGCATGCTGCCCATACACCCCAACGACGTGGTGCGCGGCCAGTACAACGGCTACCGCGACGAGCCCGGTGTGGACCCGCAGTCCGAGACCGAAACCTTCATCGCCCTGAAGTGCTACATCGACAACTGGCGCTGGGCGGGCGTGCCCTTCTTCCTGCGCACCGGCAAACGCATGGCCGAGGGTCAGCGCATCATCTCCATCGCCTTTCGCGAGCCGCCCAAGAGCATGTTCCCGGTGGGTTCCGGTGTGGGCGCGCAGGGCCCGGACCACCTGACCTTTGACTTGGCCGACGCCTCCAAGATGTCGCTGTCGTTCTATGGCAAGCGGCCCGGCCCTGGCATGCGACTGGACAAGCTCAGCTTGCAGTTCGCCATGCACGACACCGGCCTCATGGGCGAGGTGCTAGAAGCCTACGAGCGGCTGATCCTGGACGCCATGCGCGGCGACCGCACGCTGTTCACCACCGCCGAAGGCATTGAGCGGCTGTGGGAGGTATCCACCCAGCTGCTGGAATCGCCCCCGCCCGTGCGCCTGTACGAGCCGGGTTCCTGGGGCCCGAAGTCGATTCACCAACTGATCGCCCCGCACGCCTGGCGCTTGCCCTTTGAGCGTGCCTGGAGAAATCCCAACAAGACCGGCGGGTAG
- a CDS encoding glycogen/starch/alpha-glucan phosphorylase: MTSPARITPAIDFPFDAPGRDLDSLKHAIANKLMFTVGKDPKTARTEDWLHAAAYAVRDQLVERWMKTTRAQYAQDAKRVYYMSMEFLIGRTFSNAMLALGLRDRIRQALLDFGVDMDAVTELEPDAALGNGGLGRLAACFLDSMATLAIPGYGYGIRYDYGMFRQTIVDGRQVEVPDYWLTHGNPWEFPRPEVTYRVRFGGRIVKDGDAYQWVDSHDVQAMAYDTIIPGYDTTATNTLRLWSAKATEEIDLGAFNRGNYFAAVETKNHSENVSRVLYPDDSTDSGRELRLHQEYFFCSASVQDLLRRFMSRHDGFEELPQKVSIHLNDTHPVLAIPELMRLLLDEQHLPWADAWRLCKGVFSYTNHTLMHEALETWPVQMLERILPRHLQIIYDINAQFLSGLAQAGVGPDMLRKVSLVDEQGERRVRMAYLAVVASHSVNGVSALHSRLMTESIFADFARLWPQRFNNKTNGITPRRWLAQANPAFSALLDKTIGTGWRRDLTQLAGLMPLLDNEKLITGFQQAKLVNKRRLAAWVQSHMGLEIPTDALFDVQVKRIHEYKRQLLNVLHVITRYQRILANPDSVTVPRVIVFAGKAASAYQMAKLIIRLINDVASVINNDPRVGNKLKVVFAPNYSVSLAEMLIPAADLSEQISTAGTEASGTGNMKLSLNGALTIGTLDGANVEIKENVGADNIFIFGMTTAEVAATRAAGYQPAKLVEQNPELAAVLEAIRSGTFSPQEPGRYHAIHDALTMWGDHYLLLADYASYIAAQERVDAAYLDPKGWAVKALRNVAGMGPFSSDRTIAEYADKIWNSPGLKI, encoded by the coding sequence ATGACTTCACCCGCAAGAATCACCCCCGCGATCGATTTTCCGTTTGATGCTCCCGGGCGTGACCTGGACTCCCTCAAGCACGCGATTGCCAACAAGCTGATGTTCACCGTGGGCAAGGATCCCAAGACGGCACGCACCGAGGACTGGCTGCATGCCGCGGCCTATGCGGTGCGCGACCAGTTGGTGGAACGCTGGATGAAGACCACCCGCGCGCAGTACGCGCAGGATGCCAAGCGCGTGTACTACATGTCCATGGAGTTCCTGATTGGCCGCACCTTCAGCAACGCCATGCTGGCCTTGGGGCTGCGCGACCGCATCCGCCAGGCGCTGCTGGATTTCGGCGTGGACATGGACGCCGTCACCGAGCTGGAGCCCGATGCCGCCCTGGGCAATGGCGGCCTGGGCCGGCTAGCCGCGTGCTTTCTGGACTCCATGGCCACACTGGCCATTCCCGGCTACGGCTACGGCATCCGTTACGACTACGGCATGTTCCGCCAGACCATCGTGGATGGACGCCAGGTCGAGGTGCCCGACTACTGGCTCACCCATGGCAACCCCTGGGAGTTTCCGCGTCCGGAAGTGACCTACCGGGTGCGCTTTGGCGGGCGTATCGTCAAGGACGGCGATGCCTACCAGTGGGTGGACTCGCACGATGTGCAGGCCATGGCCTACGACACCATCATCCCCGGCTACGACACCACCGCCACCAACACCCTGCGCCTGTGGTCGGCCAAGGCCACCGAAGAAATCGACTTGGGAGCATTCAACCGCGGCAACTACTTTGCCGCAGTGGAGACCAAGAACCACTCCGAGAACGTGTCGCGCGTGCTCTACCCGGACGACTCCACCGACTCGGGCCGTGAACTGCGCCTGCACCAGGAATATTTCTTCTGCAGTGCCAGCGTGCAGGATCTGCTGCGCCGCTTCATGAGCCGGCATGATGGCTTTGAGGAACTGCCGCAGAAGGTCAGCATCCACCTCAACGACACCCATCCTGTGCTGGCCATCCCCGAACTCATGCGCCTGCTACTGGACGAACAACATCTGCCTTGGGCCGATGCCTGGCGTCTGTGCAAGGGCGTGTTCTCGTACACCAACCACACGTTGATGCACGAGGCGCTCGAGACATGGCCGGTGCAGATGCTCGAGCGCATCCTGCCGCGCCATCTGCAGATCATCTACGACATCAACGCCCAGTTCCTCTCCGGCTTGGCACAGGCGGGCGTGGGCCCGGACATGCTGCGCAAGGTTTCGCTGGTGGATGAGCAGGGCGAGCGCCGCGTACGCATGGCCTATTTGGCCGTGGTGGCCAGTCACTCGGTCAACGGCGTATCGGCACTGCATTCGCGGCTGATGACGGAGTCCATCTTTGCGGACTTTGCCCGGTTGTGGCCGCAGCGCTTCAACAACAAGACCAACGGCATCACGCCACGCCGCTGGCTGGCCCAGGCGAATCCGGCCTTTTCCGCCTTGCTGGACAAGACCATAGGTACCGGTTGGCGCCGTGACCTGACCCAGTTGGCAGGCCTGATGCCGCTCTTGGACAACGAAAAGCTCATCACCGGATTCCAGCAGGCCAAGCTGGTCAACAAGCGCCGCTTGGCGGCCTGGGTGCAAAGCCACATGGGCCTGGAGATTCCCACCGACGCCCTGTTTGACGTGCAGGTCAAGCGCATCCATGAATACAAGCGCCAGCTGCTCAATGTGCTGCACGTCATCACCCGCTACCAGCGCATTCTGGCCAATCCGGATTCGGTGACGGTGCCGCGCGTGATCGTGTTTGCGGGCAAGGCTGCGTCTGCGTACCAGATGGCCAAGCTGATCATCCGCCTGATCAACGACGTGGCCAGCGTCATCAACAACGACCCGCGCGTGGGCAACAAGCTCAAGGTGGTGTTTGCCCCCAACTACAGCGTGAGCCTCGCTGAGATGCTGATCCCCGCGGCCGACCTGTCCGAGCAGATTTCCACCGCGGGCACTGAAGCCTCGGGCACCGGCAACATGAAGCTCTCGCTCAACGGCGCGCTGACGATTGGCACGCTGGATGGCGCCAATGTAGAGATCAAGGAAAACGTGGGCGCGGACAACATCTTCATATTCGGCATGACCACGGCTGAAGTGGCTGCCACCCGCGCTGCGGGTTACCAGCCGGCCAAGCTGGTGGAGCAGAACCCCGAGTTGGCCGCCGTGCTGGAAGCCATCCGCAGCGGCACTTTCAGCCCGCAGGAGCCAGGCCGCTACCACGCGATCCACGACGCCCTAACCATGTGGGGCGACCACTACCTGCTGCTGGCCGATTACGCCAGCTACATCGCGGCGCAGGAGCGTGTGGACGCGGCCTACCTGGACCCCAAAGGCTGGGCCGTCAAGGCCCTACGCAACGTGGCGGGCATGGGGCCTTTCTCCTCGGACCGCACCATTGCGGAATACGCCGACAAAATCTGGAACAGCCCGGGCCTGAAGATCTAG